Proteins from a genomic interval of Kaistia defluvii:
- a CDS encoding DUF58 domain-containing protein, with translation MSETRASVQASSRVGTNLAEAKGLAKSLPDLLVEARRVATTVLAGWHGRRRAGPGETFWQFRPFVAGEAPGRIDWRRSARDDHFYIREREWEAAHTVWLAADLSRSMDFRSRLALASKRDRAVVLLLALGDLLAAAGERIGLLGLSDPILSRNAAERLAETLTHFDTDQPALPSAMRLSRFADLVVIGDFLDPLDEIEARLAEYARHGATVHLVEIRDPVEEIFPYAGRTEFRDPETGALYTIGRAEQIAEDYRNRLVARRETLAATCRRLGWTYLTHRTDRPATEPLLALHARLSTRTTQGDRA, from the coding sequence TTGAGCGAGACGCGCGCTTCCGTGCAGGCATCCAGCCGTGTCGGCACGAATCTGGCCGAGGCCAAGGGCTTGGCCAAGAGCCTGCCGGACCTGCTGGTCGAGGCGCGCCGGGTTGCGACCACGGTTCTGGCCGGCTGGCATGGCCGCCGCCGCGCCGGCCCTGGCGAGACCTTCTGGCAATTTCGGCCCTTCGTGGCCGGCGAGGCCCCCGGCCGCATCGACTGGCGCCGCTCGGCCCGCGACGACCACTTCTACATCCGCGAGCGCGAATGGGAGGCGGCGCATACCGTCTGGCTGGCCGCTGACCTGTCGCGCTCGATGGATTTCCGCTCCCGCCTGGCGCTCGCCTCCAAGCGCGACCGCGCCGTCGTCCTGCTTCTGGCGTTGGGCGACCTGCTGGCGGCAGCCGGCGAACGCATTGGCCTTCTCGGTCTCAGCGATCCCATCCTGTCACGCAATGCGGCCGAGCGCTTGGCGGAGACGCTGACCCACTTCGACACGGACCAGCCGGCCCTCCCCTCTGCCATGCGGCTCAGCCGCTTTGCCGATCTGGTGGTCATCGGCGATTTTCTCGATCCGCTCGACGAGATCGAGGCGCGCTTGGCCGAATATGCCCGCCATGGCGCGACCGTTCATCTGGTCGAGATCCGCGATCCGGTCGAAGAGATCTTCCCCTATGCCGGCCGCACCGAGTTTCGCGATCCGGAAACGGGCGCGCTTTACACCATCGGCCGCGCCGAGCAGATCGCCGAGGACTATCGCAATCGCCTCGTCGCCCGCCGCGAGACGCTGGCCGCGACTTGCCGCCGCCTGGGCTGGACCTATCTGACCCACCGCACCGACCGCCCGGCGACCGAGCCGCTGCTGGCGCTGCACGCCCGGCTGTCCACCCGCACCACCCAGGGAGATCGGGCATGA